CTCACCACAGTGATGCTCGGCGGCACGACGATCATCGTGACCCTCACCAACCGCAGCACGACCTCGGCGATCCATGGGCTGCGAGGTGAGTTGGGCGGGCGCATCGACGCGCTGCAGGGCGAGGTGCGGGGGTTGCACGGCGAGATGAACGCGAGGTTCGAGGCGGTCGACGCGCGATTCGAGGCTGTGGATGCGAAATTCGAAGCGGTCGGTACGCGGTTCACCGCGCTGGAGAAACGCATCGACAGCATCGACCGGGATGTGTCGGCGCTCGTCAAGCGCGCGATGGACTGAGGGGTCCGGGCACGGGGGTCTCGATACGCCGCCTTCGGCGGCTACCCGACCAGCGGGAGGGGCCCTACATTGCGGCAAATTACGCACCCGGGTATGCTTGACCGCGTGTGTGCATTCGCGCACGTTTCCCCTGCCCTCGTGATGTCGCCCTCGGCGTGCGTCCGGAGCGGGAAACGGGGCGAGCGCATCGCAGGGCCAGGCCTCGGCATCCGCCGGAGCTGACCCCCACGGCATGTCCGTCAGCAGTCCCGTCGAGGTTCCTCGGCGGGTGACGGATCCCGATGGATCCACCATCAGCTGTCACCGTGCAGCGTGAACAAGGAGCAGTTTTGCCCACTATTCAGCAGTTGGTCCGCAAGGGCCGCTCGCCGAAGGTCACCAAGACCAAGGCGCCCGCCCTCAAGGCGAACCCGCAGCAGCGCGGCGTGTGCACCCGTGTGTACACCACCACCCCGAAGAAGCCGAACTCGGCCCTCCGCAAGGTGGCCCGCGTGAAGCTCTCCAACGGCACCGAGGTCACCGCCTACATCCCCGGCGAGGGCCACAACCTGCAGGAGCACTCGATGGTGCTCGTGCGCGGCGGGCGAGTGAAGGACCTCCCCGGCGTGCGTTACAAGATCGTTCGCGGCGCCCTCGACACCCAGGCCGTCAAGAACCGCAAGCAGGCCCGTAGCCGCTACGGCGCGAAGAAGGGTTAAGGAACATGCCTCGCAAGGGACCCGCCCCGAAGCGTCCGGTCGTCAGCGACCCGATCTACGGCGCCCAGATCGTCAGCCAGCTCGTCAACAAGATCCTCCTCGACGGCAAGAAGGATCTCGCCCAGCGCATCGTCTACGGCGCGCTCGACGGCGTCGCCACCAAGTCGGGCCAGGATGCGGTCGTCGTGCTCAAGAAGGCTCTCGACAACGTGCGCCCCACCCTCGAGGTCAAGAGCCGCCGCGTCGGCGGCTCGACCTACCAGGTGCCGGTCGAGGTCAAGCCGCACCGCGCGAACACCCTCGCGCTGCGCTGGCTCGTGAGCTACTCGAAGTCGCGTCGCGAGAAGACGATGACCGAGCGTCTGCAGAACGAGATCCTCGACGCCTCGAACGGCCTCGGTGCCGCGGTCAAGCGCCGCGAAGACACCCACAAGATGGCCGAGTCGAACAAGGCGTTCGCGCACTACCGCTGGTAAACCCGTCGGTTCCCCGGATGCGATAGCCTCTCGCGGCCCTCGCATCCGGGGCCCCGGATCGAATTTCCCGAAAGAAGGAACACCCCGTGGCACAAGACGTGCTCACCGACCTCACGAAGGTCCGCAACATCGGCATCATGGCGCACATCGATGCCGGCAAGACGACGACGACCGAGCGCATCCTCTTCTACACGGGCGTGAACCACAAGATCGGCGAGACCCACGACGGCGCCTCGACGACCGACTGGATGGAGCAGGAGAAGGAGCGCGGCATCACCATCACCTCCGCCGCCGTCACCTGCTTCTGGAACAAGAACCAGATCAACATCATCGACACCCCCGGACACGTGGACTTCACGGTCGAGGTGGAGCGCTCGCTGCGCATCCTCGACGGCGCGGTCGCCGTGTTCGACGGCAAGGAGGGCGTCGAGCCCCAGTCCGAGACCGTGTGGCGCCAGGCCGACAAGTACAACGTGCCGCGCATCTGCTTCGTCAACAAGATGGACAAGCTCGGCGCCGACTTCTACTTCACGGTCGACACCATCGTCAGCCGCCTGGGCGCCAAGCCGCTCGTCATCCAGCTGCCCATCGGATCCGAGTCGGACTTCGTGGGCGTCGTCGACCTCGTCGAGATGCGCGCGCTGGTGTGGCCGGGCGACGCCAAGGGCGACGTGACCATGGGTGCCAAGTACGAGATCCAGGAGATCCCGGCCGACCTCAAGGACAAGGCCGAGGAGTACCGCGCGGCTCTGCTCGAGACCGTCGCCGAGACCGACGACGCGCTGCTGGAGAAGTACTTCGGTGGCGAGGAGCTGACCGTGGCCGAGATCAAGGGCGCGATCCGCAAGCTCACCATCGCCTCCGAGGTCTACCCCGTGCTGTGCGGTTCGGCGTTCAAGAACCGCGGCGTGCAGCCGATGCTCGACGCCGTCATCGACTTCCTGCCGAGCCCGCTCGACGTGCCGCCGGTGCAGGGCCACGACGTCAAGGACCCGGAGCTCGTGCTCGAGCGTCACGCCGACGCCAAGGAGCCCTTCGCGGCCCTCGTGTCGAAGATCGCCGTGCACCCCTTCTTCGGTCGCCTCACCTACATCCGCGTCTACTCGGGTGCGCTCGAGTCGGGCGCCGCGGTGATCAACTCCACCAAGGGCAAGAAGGAGCGCATCGGGAAGATCTTCCAGATGCACGCCAACAAGGAGATCCCGGTCCCCTCGGTGACCGCCGGCCACATCTAC
The Protaetiibacter larvae DNA segment above includes these coding regions:
- the rpsL gene encoding 30S ribosomal protein S12, producing the protein MPTIQQLVRKGRSPKVTKTKAPALKANPQQRGVCTRVYTTTPKKPNSALRKVARVKLSNGTEVTAYIPGEGHNLQEHSMVLVRGGRVKDLPGVRYKIVRGALDTQAVKNRKQARSRYGAKKG
- the rpsG gene encoding 30S ribosomal protein S7, translating into MPRKGPAPKRPVVSDPIYGAQIVSQLVNKILLDGKKDLAQRIVYGALDGVATKSGQDAVVVLKKALDNVRPTLEVKSRRVGGSTYQVPVEVKPHRANTLALRWLVSYSKSRREKTMTERLQNEILDASNGLGAAVKRREDTHKMAESNKAFAHYRW
- the fusA gene encoding elongation factor G, with amino-acid sequence MAQDVLTDLTKVRNIGIMAHIDAGKTTTTERILFYTGVNHKIGETHDGASTTDWMEQEKERGITITSAAVTCFWNKNQINIIDTPGHVDFTVEVERSLRILDGAVAVFDGKEGVEPQSETVWRQADKYNVPRICFVNKMDKLGADFYFTVDTIVSRLGAKPLVIQLPIGSESDFVGVVDLVEMRALVWPGDAKGDVTMGAKYEIQEIPADLKDKAEEYRAALLETVAETDDALLEKYFGGEELTVAEIKGAIRKLTIASEVYPVLCGSAFKNRGVQPMLDAVIDFLPSPLDVPPVQGHDVKDPELVLERHADAKEPFAALVSKIAVHPFFGRLTYIRVYSGALESGAAVINSTKGKKERIGKIFQMHANKEIPVPSVTAGHIYAVIGLKDTTTGDTLSDAAHPIILESMTFPEPVIEVAIEPKTKADQEKLGTAIQKLAEEDPTFRTEQNQETGQTVIKGMGELHLDILVDRMKREFNVEANVGKPQVAYRETIRKTVEKYDYTHKKQTGGSGQFAKVQITLEPLEVTPETSYEFVNAVTGGRVPREYIPSVDAGIQDAMQVGVLAGFPTVGVKATLVDGAAHDVDSSEMAFKIAGSMAYKEAARKANPVLLEPLMAVEVRTPEEYMGDVIGDLNSRRGQIQAMEDATGVKVVRALVPLSEMFGYVGDLRSKTSGRAVYSMSFDSYSEVPKAVADEIVQKSKGD